Genomic window (Magnolia sinica isolate HGM2019 chromosome 6, MsV1, whole genome shotgun sequence):
ACTTGCATGTATTTGAAGTTAATGAATTCCATGAGATAGGCGATTGTCCATTACAGACAGTAATAAGTCCAAAATACATCTGTGCTAAAATTCCTCTACAGGGGATGAAGGTTTGTTCTAGTTGCCAAACAGCCCCTTAAAAGAAAAAACCTAATCGCTTGGGCTTGCCTGATTATGATGTATTAAGGGTCCAATCTTACATCACCATTGCAAGCATGAGGCTGGAAACACGCATGTAAGCGCGCGcgcgcatatatatatacatagagagagagagagagagatgtcaatTCATGCCGCATCACATGTTGACACGCATGAGGACGCATATAAGTGAGCACTAAAACACAGCCAACCACAAGTTCACATTGCATGTTATGAGCATTTCTCAAAAGTGCGCCGTTGGTGGGTCACCTCAAGACTAGCTTCATGATAGGGAAGTCTCGGTTCCCCATCGTACCCCACGTACCCCACCCTCTatttccctctctctatctctatatatatctatatatatgctTGTATAACTGTGTGCATCAATCATACATTTCCAGTTTAGCTTTTAACAGCAACAGAAGCAGCAGCGGCACCTCATCTCTTGCTAGTGAAAGCAGGCCCTCGAATCATGTCTTGTGTAgaagagagagaggcagagaatCCACAGAAAGCTACAAACGGTCTTCCTGATCTTGAGCAGGGTTCAGTGAAGACGACAGAGTCACGAAATGCAACAGTTGGCTCGTACCCATGGATGCAATTCAATATCGGTTCCCTTCACTTGTACCCAGTCACTCTCAAGGTGCGTTTAAATGTCAATCACACTTCTTCTaatataatcaatcaatcaaatatatGGATATGGAAGGAAATTTTTCAGAGTTTCTAGTTTTGGTTTTGGAATAGTATATGTTCTTACTAACCCAATTCCAAAACAAATGTTGCAAATGGATAAGAATTgcccagattttattttattttttaaaaatgttagcttgttagtacacccactgtcagatcacacttcactgttagccacccccactagggaatcgatgccaagaccacagtgttgaaatgaggtatttttaactcagtctaccacttgaactatggatctgggtgtaattgCCCAGAAAATTTCTCTCGCTGTGTAATACTAGTTTTCATTATGGATTGGATGAATTTATAATAAAGAATTTTTTCTAACAAAAGTATTATATGGATGGTTTCTAATACAGTTCGAGGAAGTGGTATACAAAGTGAAAGTAGGTGGTCATCAGCAGACAGGTTTATGGTCTCTGTGCATGGATGGGAGTGGTATTGAAAGTGGGGAGAAAACCATACTCAACGGGATAACCGGAATGGTGTGCCCAGGAGAGATCCTGGCGATGCTTGGTCCTTCAGGTAGTGGTAAGACCACCCTCCTCACTGCCCTCGGTGGTAGGCTCTCTGGCAAACTGTCCGGAAAGATAACTTATAATAGCCAACCCTTCTCCAGCTGCATGAAGCGGAGGATAGGGTTCGTTGCTCAGCACGACGTCCTTTACCCTCACCTCACCGTCGCCGAGACCCTTGTCTTCGCTGCCTTGCTCAGGCTCCCCAATACCCTCACTCACGCCGACAAGGTGGAGCACGTGGAGCACGTGATCGCGGAGCTAGGTCTGGGACGGTGTAGGAACAGTATGATTGGAGGTCCCCTGTTCAGGGGGATATCAggaggggagaagaagagggtaAGCATAGGTCAAGAGATGCTGATTAACCCAAGCCTGCTGCTGCTGGATGAGCCTACCTCGGGTCTTGACTCCACAACAGCCCAGAGGATCCTTAGTACAGTGAAGAGGTTGGCAAGTGGAGGAAGGACGGTGGTGACGACCATACACCAGCCATCTAGCAGGCTCTACCACATGTTCGACAAGCTGATCCTCCTATCACAGGGTTGCCCCATTTACTATGGACAGGCATCAAATGCCTTGGATTACTTCTCCTCCATTGGATTCTCCACGTCCGTTACCATCAACCCCGCTGATCTTTTGCTCGATCTTGCTCACGGTACGTTGCCCCTTCATCCCAGGGCTATTTTGGTCTTTTCATGCAACCCAACATTCCCTTCCCTAATCCATATAAATAACCcttgttttcttcttttaagaacaaataataataataatagatgatggacatgatttttctattttaaagCTAAAGTGGTCTTCCTCTATACTTTCCTTCCCTCAACTTGTTTTTTGAGTTTTATTCCCCCTCCAAACACTCTTTCCACCAAAGTGGTGCTTGATTTGATTGTACCTGCTACCTAATGCATGATGATGTCATTGTCatcccatcttcttcctccaacCAACCATTACTTTGTACACGCGTCATCTTTGCTAAATCTATTTTAAAACCCTTCATATAGTAGGTCCCGTATTGAAAGGTTTTTATTCctctccctccccccccccccccccaaaaaaaaaaaaagaagataaaaataataaataaaaactctATACTGAATGGATATCTTTAGTAGTCGATTTAAATCGATCATCGATACGTGAATGAACGGTTAACATGAAAAGCATTCAATGGTTCTTCAAGTTCAACAAACAGATAATTCATAAATCTTTCAGTCGATATCACTGTAATCTTATGAAAGTGATTTATcatatgtatgccacgtgtagaaATGAAAGTTCCTGGAGATCATCTTCCGTACGATGCCAGGGTATCCCATGAGCActcctcaaaagaaaagaaaagaaaaaaaaaaaaaaagggaggaggaaaagagagaggtacCCTCTGCCCAAAGAAAGAATGAATGGTAATAAATTATTAGCAAAAGGGGAATCGTTTTATACTCTGTCCTAGTGTAATGGTTGATGTGCAGGCGCTTAGAAATTGTAAATGTGTCAGGCTTCAACTCATTTTAAAGCGTCCCAACCAATTGGGGGCTCACTTTAGAAAGGGATCATATTCCTTCCAAAACCAATACCATTAATTAGCAGTTTGTATCAACCCTTTCAATGGTAAGATCAGCGAATGTGCTGATGGATCTGAATCATCCATTCcatggcccacattgatgatcaAAGTTTGCCGCAGCTGGCTACTTCTAACAATttgaattaggatttttttttttttttttttttttaaataatttatttttaaattctctTGGACTATTGCTCTAAATTAACATTCCTTGACGGTCTGGGTGATGGATCAGATGGTTGGGTGTGATCTTTGGGGTATGGCTAATCATCCAATTGTTGTCCACTAATTGCATAGTCTGATTCATCACTCTAGTGTACCAATGGACTGCTTGCAGAGTTGATTACATTTGACAAGCACAAGACATTGGACATGATCCTTGGTTATTTTTGTGCATATGTAGTAGCATGCTTTTCAGCTGTCTTAGTTGCAATGTAAGAGGAAATGCAGGAATTGCTCCAGACTCCATGGATGCGGCCGATCAAGGGGATTTCAATGGTGACATGGAAGAAAAGCAGAAGCTGGTGAGGGAGAATCTCATATCAGCTTATGACAAGAACATTGCTACGAGATTGAAGGTTGAGCTCTGCATTTTGGACGTAAATAACTACAACTATAAGAAAGAAGCATCTACAAGTTAGtaatctttccttctcttttttattttattttattttattttattttaaatcaacacccacacacacacacacacacacacacacacacacatatatatatacaaatgtGTATATTTGTGGAACTGAAAGTAACGGAAATACATGGAAGAGATGGGGGATGTATAGAGATTTCTAGAGACCTTAACAAataaacatttttacaaacaagGAAATATCATAAACCACTTTAGCATGTTTTATTAAAGGAGATGATATCAAATCCCCAATGCCATTTGCTTCTCTAGAAATGCTTTATTAtgtctatatatatatgctcCCTCTCTGCTGTGTACCAAAAACGAGGCATTGGGCGTGTAGCACTTGACTGGCGTGAGTACAAATTTTCAACTTTGGTCAGTTATGCATATGATGAAGAAGCAACACCATTTTGTGCCGCTCATGTTTTTCACTTTAGAAGTTGAAGCAGCAAGGCCATTTTTTGCCGCTGCAACTCCCGCTTGCTGATTCAACTTCTAACTTCTGTTCAAATTCAAACTTTGTCACTGTAGATTCAGGAAAAAAGTTTCCAGATGttccctttttctctttcttttatggctttgtttttcctcttctctaatgcttttcttcttcttcgtcttcttctttttcatttgttaGAAGCAGAGAATGTAGCAAAAGCAGAACAATGGTGCACAAGCTGGTGGCAGCAGTTTAAGGTGCTGCTGAGGAGAGGGTTAAAGGAGAGAAGGCATGAAGCCTTCAACAGACTGAGGATCTTCCAAGTCATAAGTGTCGCTCTACTGGCTGGTCTCTTGTGGTGGCACTCTCCAATTTCCCACATCCAAGATCGGGTAATGATTCTCACGATCATcaacatcttcttcatcttcttctctctcttctttataGAAGAGCTTCAAGTACACTGGataattaataaaaaagaaaaaagaaaaaaaagaaaagtcacTGGTTAAATGGAAAGACAATGCATCCTTACCTTACCAATACTAACTTTGTTCTCCAATTTCTCCACGGAGATCTGAATAATAAGATGGGAATAGACATAGATCCTGAAACAAAGTGTGATTTTATCCAATTCCAATTAATCCAAGCTCATTCTATTGCTTGTTTGCAGATTgcattgatcttcttcttctctgtATTCTGGGGCTTCTTCCCACTCTACAATGCCGTCTTCACGTTCCCACAAGAAAGATCCATGCTCATCAAGGAACGCTCCTCTGGCATGTACCGCCTCTCCTCCTATTTCCTAGCCAGGACAGTTGGAGATTTGCCAATGGAGCTCGCACTTCCCACTGCATTTGTCATCATAATCTACTGGATGGGTGGACTCAAACCTGACCCCACTTCCTTCATCCTCTCCCTCCTTGTCGTCCTCTACAGTGTCCTTGTCTCCCAGAGCCTTGGCCTTGCCATTGGTGCTATCCTCATGGATGTCAAACAGGCCACCACCCTGGCCTCTGTCACCACACTCGTCTTCCTCATTGCTGGGGGCTACTACATACAACAGATCCCTCCCTTCATCATATGGTTGAAATACCTGAGCTTCAGTTTCTACTGCTACAAGCTTCTCCTTGGGGTTCAATTCACGGAGGATGACTACTACGAGTGTTCAAAAGGGGTCTTTTGCAAAGTGTTGGATTTTCCACCTGTTAAGTCAGTGGGCCTAACTCACCTGTGGATGGATGCATGTATCATGGCCTTAATGTTGGTTGGTTATAGGCTCGTGGCTTATTTAGCCTTGCACCGAGTTCAGGTTAGGTAGTCAATTGACAATCGAGCTTCTTCACGCCTCCAATTACCAACTGCGGATCCACAAAGATGAAATGGTCGAAGAGTTTTCTACTTCTTTAACTGAGAAATAACATAGTTTGAAGTCAAGGAATCAGATCTTTCAATGTTTTGATCTGTTTTTTTGTCTACGATGCATTGCATTGCACCTCTGTGCTTTGGTAATAGTTGATACGAAATCACTATGATGTAGTAGTCTACTACTctttaaatgtgaattaactacaTGGCTTCGAATGGCTGCACTCAGGTTCTGGTTGGTTGTGAATGACAAACACCACCAGTCTATTGTGAACTTGATTGTTTGTAAAGCATCAGAGCATGACAAGTTTCTAAATTCACTAGGGTGGGAACCTATATGTACTTGTGATTTCACCCAAAGGGTCACAAGATTGCGCCTCTAGAACCTGGATTTGACGAGCTTGGTTGTAGCATTtctcaaaaataataaataataaataaataaatcaaattatATTGATGTCCATGTCCCATGATTATTTATGCATAGGAAAAGAATCACCAGATCTGTCATTCCAATATATAGAGACATGATTGCTAATTCTCCAACCTTCACTTAACAAGAAAAAAAGTTGTGAATAAATTGAAATTGTGTGCATTACAAAAGCGGAATGAAAAGAACAAACCAATTTCCATTTGAagtaaaaaagaaacaaaaagagaCATTTATGCGCCATAATCTAAAGCACTGAATTTTGAAATTAGTTCCCATTGCTTACCAAAGCAATATTATGCTGGGACAATCA
Coding sequences:
- the LOC131247841 gene encoding ABC transporter G family member 14, with amino-acid sequence MSCVEEREAENPQKATNGLPDLEQGSVKTTESRNATVGSYPWMQFNIGSLHLYPVTLKFEEVVYKVKVGGHQQTGLWSLCMDGSGIESGEKTILNGITGMVCPGEILAMLGPSGSGKTTLLTALGGRLSGKLSGKITYNSQPFSSCMKRRIGFVAQHDVLYPHLTVAETLVFAALLRLPNTLTHADKVEHVEHVIAELGLGRCRNSMIGGPLFRGISGGEKKRVSIGQEMLINPSLLLLDEPTSGLDSTTAQRILSTVKRLASGGRTVVTTIHQPSSRLYHMFDKLILLSQGCPIYYGQASNALDYFSSIGFSTSVTINPADLLLDLAHGIAPDSMDAADQGDFNGDMEEKQKLVRENLISAYDKNIATRLKVELCILDVNNYNYKKEASTKNVAKAEQWCTSWWQQFKVLLRRGLKERRHEAFNRLRIFQVISVALLAGLLWWHSPISHIQDRIALIFFFSVFWGFFPLYNAVFTFPQERSMLIKERSSGMYRLSSYFLARTVGDLPMELALPTAFVIIIYWMGGLKPDPTSFILSLLVVLYSVLVSQSLGLAIGAILMDVKQATTLASVTTLVFLIAGGYYIQQIPPFIIWLKYLSFSFYCYKLLLGVQFTEDDYYECSKGVFCKVLDFPPVKSVGLTHLWMDACIMALMLVGYRLVAYLALHRVQVR